The Pseudomonas sp. LFM046 region GACCCGGGCTACCAGCACCTGGCCGTTGAGCGCCTCGCCGCCATCAGCGGTCAGCCGGTCGTACCGGCCGCCGACCTGATCGAAGCCACCTCCGACATGGGCGCCTTCGTGCTGTTCTCCGGCATGCTCAAGCGCACTGCGGTCAAGCTGTCGAAGATCTGCAACGACCTGCGCCTGCTCTCCAGTGGCCCGCGTACCGGCATCAACGAGATCAACCTGCCGCCGCGCCAGCCGGGCAGCTCGATCATGCCGGGCAAGGTCAACCCGGTGATCCCGGAAGCGGTCAACCAGGTGGCGTTCGAAGTCATCGGCAACGACCTGGCCCTGACCCTGGCAGCCGAAGGCGGCCAACTGCAGCTGAACGTGATGGAGCCGCTGATCGCCTACAAGATCTTCGACTCGATCCGCCTGCTGCAACGCGCCATGGACATGCTGCGTGAGCATTGCATCGTCGGCATCACCGCCAACGAAGAGCACTGCCGCCGCCTGATGGAAAACTCCATCGGCCTGATCACCGCGCTGAACCCCTACATCGGTTACGAGAACGCCACCCGCATCGCCAAGCAGGCCCTGGATACCGGCCGCGGCGTGCTGGAACTGGTGCGCGAGGAGAAGCTGCTGGACGAGTCCATGCTGGCCGACATCCTCCGCCCGGAAAACATGATCGCCCCGCGCCTCGTGCCGCTGAAAGGCTGATCACACCCGTCTCACCAGGAGGGGCGCAGCCCCTCATTCCAAAGGATGGTCGCCTGACCATCCTTTTTTTTGCCTGTGGAAAAGTGTTCCCTCGGCGCGCCCCGCTCGTAGGGTGCGCGCGCGCACCAATACCTACGCACGTTCAAGCACATCGTCAGCCCCAGACGCCGCCCGGTGCGCATGGCGCACCCTACAAAAGCCATGCCTTCCTTAACGTCCGGATCGCCTCGGCAATCTGCGCCTCGGGCACGGCAGCAAACCCCAACACCAGCCCCGCGCGGTTATCCACAGGCTCGGCGCTGTTCTCCAGCCAGTATTCGCTGAGCCCGTTCATTTCCACACCGGCAGCACGGGCGCTGTTCACCAGCTCCTGCTCGCGGGCCAGGCTGTCCACCCGCACGCAGAGGTGCAGGCCGGCGTCCACCGGCGGCATCGGTGCGCAGCCGGGGATCGCTTCCGGCCAGTCTCGCAGAAGGGCATCGCGCCGGGCCCGGGCGGCCTGGCGCATGCGGCGCACATGGCGCTGGAAGTGGCCGGCGGCGATGAACTCGGCCATCACCGCCTGGGTGCCGATCTCCGAATGACGCATGTCCAGAGCGCGGCGCTGGGCGAAGGCTTCGGCCAGCGCCGGCGGCAGCACCAGGTAGCCCAGACGCAGCGCCGGGAAGGTGATCTTGCAGAAGGTCCCCACGTAGATGACCCGCCCCTGCCGATCCAGCGCCGCCAGGGGCGCCAGCGGGGTGCCGCTGTAGCGGTACTCGCCGTCGTAGTCGTCCTCGACTATCCAGCCATCGCGCCGTTCGGCCCATTCCAGCAGCTCCAGGCGCCGCGCCAGGGACAGGGTCACGCCCGTGGGGTACTGGTGCGACGGCGTGACATAGACCAGCCGGCAATCTTCCACCTGCGCCAGCGCGGCACTGTCCAGGCCATCGTTATCCACAGGCACGCCGCACAGTTCGGCACCCGCCACGGCGAAGGCATGGCCGGCGGCGCGGTAGCCGGGGTCCTCGATGGCCACCCGGTCGCCGGGCTGCACCAGCAATTGCGCACAGAGGCTGATGGCCTGCTGGGCGCCACAGGTGATCACCACCTGTGCCGGGTCACAGGCCAGCCCCCGGCTGCTGCGCAGGTACGCGGCCACCAGTTCTCGCAGGTTCCAGTCCCCCGCCGGGTCCCCATAGCCCAGGCGCGCTGGCGAGGGTCTGCGCCAGAAACGCGCGTGCAGCCGCGCCCAGGTTTCGAAGGGGAACAGGTCGAAGGCCGGCACGCCGATGCGGAAGGCCCTGGGCGCGCCCGTCAGCGGCGGCGGCAGGTGATGACGGTGCAGGCGCTGCAACGCCGGCCCCGGCTCAGGGCCTTCCGGTAGCGGTCGCGGCACCGGACGAGCTGTGGATAAGTCGGCCACATAGGTACCGTCGCCCACCCGGCCTTCCACATAACCCTCGGCGTAGAGCTGGTCGAAGGCACGGGTCACGGTGTTGCGGGAGATCCCCAGCAGCGCCGCGAGGTCGCGGGTTGCCGGCAGGCGCGTGCGACTGGCCAGGCGGCCATCGAGGATGCGTTCGCGCAGGGCTTGGTAGAGCTGGCGCGCCAGCCCCTGTTGCGGGTCCAGGCGGATGCCGGAAAGGTCGACGGGTAGGGGCGGCGTGGCAGGCATCTTCTGACCCTGATTGGCTCTATCGAACTGACGGGAAATGGATCTTACGGAAGTCCAATATCCTGCCTAGCATGGAGCCATTCCGCCAGGAGAACCACCATGTACCTCCCCTCCTCCTTCCGCCAGGACGACCTCGCCCAGCTCCATGCCCAGATGCAGGCCACGGGCCTCGCGGTGCTGACCAGCGCCGGCGCCCAGGGTCTCATGGCCAGCCACCTGCCCCTGCTGCTGGAACCCGGCGAGGGCGAGTTCGGCACGCTTTACGGCCACTTCGCCCGCGCCAATCCGCACTGGCGCGACCTGGCCGAGGGCGCCGAGACCCTGGTGGTGTTTGCCGGCCCGGACGCCTACGTCACCCCCACCTGGTACCCGGCCAAGGCCGAACACGGCAAGGTGGTGCCCACCTGGAACTACATCGCCGTTCATGCCTATGGCCAGGCCGAGGTGTTCGACGAGCCGGAGCGCCTGCTGCGCCTGGTGAGCCGCCTCAGCACTCGCCACGAAGCCGGCCGGCCCCAACCCTGGTCGGTGGACGAGGCACCCCGCGACTACCTGGACACCATGCTCCGCGCCATCGTCGGCTTCGCCTTGCCGATCCGCCGCCTGGAGGGCAAGTGGAAGCTCGGCCAGAACCGCTCCGCTGCCGACCAGGCCGGGGTACGCGAGGGGCTCGCCACCTCCGCCAACCCGCGCGACCGCGAGCTGGCCGCCCGGATGACCGTCATCGAATGACTCACACAAGGAAGGAATCCATGTCCGCCGCACCCTTTGAAATCCGCCCGGTCAGCGCCGCCGACCATGCCGCCTGGCTGCCCCTGTGGCAGGGCTACCAGCGCTTCTACAAGACAGAAATTGCCGTCGAGACCAGCGCCATCACCTGGCAGCGCTTCCTCGACCCCGCCGAACCCATGCACGCGGCGTTGGCCTGGCAGGACGGCAAAGCCGTGGGTCTGGTGCACTTCATCTATCACCGCAGTTGCTGGACCACGGGCGATTACTGTTACTTGCAGGACCTGTACGTGGCCGAAGGCCTGCGCGGCGGCGGCGTCGGTCGCCGGCTGATCGAGCACGTCTACGAACAGGCCCGCGCCGCCGGCGCCTCGCGGGTGCACTGGTTGACTCACGAGACCAATGAGGTCGCCATGCAGCTCTACGACCGCATCGCCGACCGTCCCGGCTTCGTCCAATACCGCAAGATCCTCTGACCGGAGAGCCGCATGACGCCCCATGACCTGAACGACTGGCAACCCCGCCCTGCCCCCGCCCGCGCGCCGTTGCCCGGCCGCTTCGTGCGTCTGGAACCGCTGGATGCGGCGTGCCACGGCGATGACCTCTGGCATGCCCTGCAGGGGCCGGACCCGGCGCTCTGGGACTACCTGGCCTACGGCCCTTTCGCCAGCCGGGAACCCTTCGACGCCTGGCTGGCCGGCAATGCCGCCAGCGCCGACCCGCTGTTCTATACGGTGATCGACCTCGCCAGCGGCCGGGCCGTTGGCGTCCTCAGCTACCTGCGCATCGCGCCGAAGGACGGCGTTATCGAGATCGGCCATATCGCCTTCGGCAAGGCCATGCAGCGCACGCCGTGCTCCACCGAGGCGGTCTGGCTGTTGGCCCGCTACGCGTTCGATGACCTCGGCTACCGCCGCCTGGAGTGGAAGTGCAACGCGCAGAACGCCCGCTCCATGCGCGCCGCCGAGCGCCTGGGCTTCAGCTACGAAGGGCTGTTCCGCCAGCACATGATCGTCAAGGGTGCGAACCGCGACACCGCCTGGTTCTCCATCATCGATGGCGATTGGCCGGCGTGCCGGGAAGCCTTCGAGCGCTGGCTGGCTGTGGATAACTTCGATGGCCAAGGGCGGCAGAAGCGGCGGCTGGAGGAGATCAGGGGGTAAGGGGTGTGGGGACCGCTGCGCGGTCCTTGGCAAATGAATTCGCCCCTACAGGGTCGTAGTGGGTAGGGTGGATGGCGCTTTTCCATCCACCAACGAAGTCCAGCCGAACCCCGATGGTGGAGCGGTGGAGCGTGGTCCACCCCACACAGGCAGCGGGCCCCTTCACTCGATCTCGAACAACCCATTCTTCAGCGGCGCCACGTTCAAGCGCTGGCGCACGTCGTCGTCGATGCGGGGATCGTCGGGCCGGTAGAGCTTCACCTGACGGTAGGCCGCCACGCGGTTGATCTCGGGCCCCAGGTATTCCCACACCACCCGCGTGCAGGCCGGGTTGCGCCGGTCGCCGCTGGAGACGCCCGTCTTCAGGCCATTGAGGCGGGTGATGCGGCTCTTGTAGCTGGGAATGAGGATGGTCTGGCTCATCTCGTTGAGCGTGAGCGATTCGTAGTCCACCAGGAACAAGCGGTCCTGCAGCTGGAAGGCCATTCCCCGGTAGCAGCAGCGCACCCAGTCCTCGGCCTGCTTGTCGATGCCGCTCGAACGCTCCTGGCGTTCCTGGCGCTCCAGCAGGAAATTGCCGTCCTCTTCCCACAGGTGCACCAGGGACAGCAGCACCGTGCCCGGTACCGACATGCAGTTGGAGTATTCGAAGTAGTAGCCGCAATAACGCGACAGGTTGCCGGCATGTTCGCGCAGCGGCTGAAACATCTTCAGCATCGGGTCGCTGGTGCGGGCGATGTTTTCCGCCTGACGAACACCGATCAGTCGGGCGAACTGCTCGGTCGGCAGGCTCAGCTCGTAATCCTCGACGCCGAAGAAATCGCCGATGCGCTTGAGGTTGTAGGCCGTGGGCTGACTCTGTCCGCTGAGGTACTTGTTGAACTGGGCGCGATTGATCGCCAGCTTCCGGCAAACCTCCGAGATAGAGCGGTAGTGACTGCACAACAGCTTGAGGTTTTCGCCCAGATTGTCCGACACGGCTAAGCGCTCCCCTGACTCGAGTGGCGCGACTATAGCATCAACTCGCGCCATGTCGAATAAAGCCGCGAAATTGTCTGATATGTCGCATTCCCCCACCCTGCGCGACCACGGCCGAGCCCTGCCCGCTCGAAGCCGTTCGTCCATCACGCGAACAAAATAAGAATCGAGGTCTCACTCATGCTTGAAGTGATCAACGATTTCCTCTCGGGGAAAGTGCTCATTGTCCTGATCGTTGGGCTCGGCACGTATTTCACCCTCCGCTCCCGCTTCGTCCAGTTCCGCCATTTCCGCCACATGTTCAGCGTGTTCAAGGAATCCATCCGCGGCCAGGCAGGCCAGCTGAGCTCCTTCCAGGCCCTGATGCTGAGCCTCGCCGGCCGCGTCGGTGCCGGCAACATCGCAGGCGTGGGCCTCGCTGTGACCCTCGGTGGTCCGGGCGCGGTGTTCTGGATGTGGGTCACCGCGCTGGTCGGCATGTCCAGCAGCTTCTTCGAGTGCACCCTGGCCCAGGTCTACAAGCGCGCCGACGGTGACGGCCTGTACCGTGGCGGTCCGGCCTACTACATCCAGTACGGCCTGAAACTGCGCTGGATGGCGATCGTCTTCGCCGTGCTGCTGCTGGTGACCTACGGCTTCGCCTTCAACGGCCTGCAGGCCTTCACCGTGACCCACTCCCTGGAAAACGCCTTCGGCATGCCCGTGCAGTACACCGGCATCGGCCTGGCCGTACTCCTGGGCCTGGTGTTCGTCGGCGGCATCAAGCGCATCGCTTCGGTGTCCGACCTGCTGGTACCGGTCAAGACCCTGGCCTACATCGCCGTCACCTGCTACGTGATCATCTCCCAGATCGAACTGGTGCCGGACATGCTGGCCACCATCGTGAAGAGCGCCTTCGGCCTTGAGCCGGCCTTCGCGGGCCTGCTGGGCAGCGCCATCGTCATGGGCGTGAAGCGTGGCGTGTTCGCCAACGAAGCGGGTCTGGGCAGCGCGCCGAACGTCGCCGCCGTGGCCGCCGTTAAGCACCCGGCCGCCCAGGGCGTGGTTCAGGCCTTCAGCGTGTTCCTCGACACCTTCGTGATCTGCACCTGCACCGCGCTGCTGATCCTGCTGTCCGGTTTCTACACTCCGGGCTTCGAAGGCGATGGCATCGTGCTGACCCAGAACTCCCTGGCCGCCGTGGTCGGTGAGTGGGGCCGCGTGTTCATCAGCGTCGCGCTGAGCCTCTTCGTCTTCACCTGCATCCTCTACAACTACTACCTCGGCGAGAACGCCCTGCAGTTCCTGGCCGGCCGCCGCCGCGCCGTCCTGCTGGGCTACCGTGGCCTGGTGCTGGCCCTGATCTGCTGGGGCTCGATGCAGAACCTGGGCACCGTGTTCGCCTTCGCCGACATCACCATGACCTGCCTGGCCTTCGTCAACCTGGTGGCCCTGGCCATGCTGATCAAGGTCGGCCTGCGAGTCATGCGCGACTACGACGAGCAGCGCGAAGCCGGCATCGACCACCCGGTGTTCGACGCCTCCAAGTTCGCTGACCTGAACCTGGACCGCGACGCCTGGCCGGCCAATCCGGCAGCCGATGCGCCCACCGTCAACCTGGGTCACGGCCTGGCGCACAGCCACCGCTGATCAAGGGTTCCAGCTGTACCTGGTGCCGCTCCTCCGCTGATGCGGGGGGCGGCACCGTCGTTTCCGCCCCTCCGAAATTCCGAGCTACCCGCACCATGAATGCTGTGAAGAACCTTTTCGTGCTCTACACCGGCGGCACCATCGGCATGCTGCAGACTCCCGAAGGCCTGGCCCCGGCCAGTGGTTTCGAGGCCCGCATGCGCGAGCAACTGGACGGTCAGGGCGTCGCATTGGACTGGCACTTCCAGGAACTCCTGCCGCTGATCGACAGCGCCAACATGCGCCAGGCCAACTGGCTGGCCATGCGCGATGCCATCGTCGAAGCGGTGGAACGCGGTCATGACGGCGTGCTGGTGCTGCATGGCACCGACACCCTGGCCTACAGCGCGGCGACCCTTGGCTTCCTGCTGCTGGGCCTGCCGGTACCGGTGGTGCTGACTGGCGCCATGCTGCCCGCCGGCAGCGAGGGCAGCGATGCCTGGCCAAACCTGATGGGCGCCGTCAGTGCACTGCAGGCGGGCGTCGCGTCCGGTGTGCACCTCTTCTTCAATGGCCAGCTGCTGCATGGCGCCCGCGCCAGCAAGCTGCGCTCGGAAGCCTTCGACGCCTTCGTCGAGCTGCCACGTCCCCGCGAGGGCGAGCGCGCCGAGATCATCCCCGCCGGCCTCGACTACCGCACCCCGCGCCAGCCGGTGAACCTCGCCGTGCTGCCGCTGTTCCCCGGAATTCAGGCCAGCCATGTCGAAGCCCTGCTCGACAGCGGCGTGCAGGCGCTGGTGCTGGAATGCTACGGCAGCGGCACCGGTCCATCGGACGACAAGGCCCTGCTGGACGCCCTGCGCACCGCCCACCAGCGCGGCGTGGTGCTGGCCGCCACCAGCCAGTGCCCGGCCGGCCATGTGCAGGCCGGTGTCTATGCTGCCGGCAGCCAGCTGTTGGCGACCGGCCTGGTGCCTGCTGGCGGCATGACCCGCGAAGCAGCCCTGGGCAAGGTGTTCGCCCTGCTCGGTGCCGGGTTGCGGCAGGAAGAGGTGGAGCAGTGGTTTGCGGTGGATCTGTGCGGGGAAATGGCGGACTGACGCCAGCCCACACCGTAAGGTGGATGGCGCTTTTCCATCCACCGGCGAAGCCTGGCCGAACCCCGGTGGTGGACCGGTGAAGCGTGGTCCACCCTACGAATCTCCGCGCCACCCATCCGAAGACTCCGCAGGCCTCACCGTAGGGTGGATGGCGCTTTTCCATCCACCGGCGAAGCCTGGCCGAACCCCGGTGGTGGACCGGTGAAGCGTGGTCCACCCTACAAAGGCAGCTCGGCCCACCCTGCGGACGGTTGGTTCAGGCTCAGAACGGCCACCAGCTTCCCCCTTCCTCCAGTTCTTCGCGGCACTGGCCCAGTTGCTGGCCATAGGCCTGCGACTGCTGGTCAACCTTGCGCGCCACCTGCATCAACCAGGGCTTCTGGCGGTAGCTGCCACGGCTGAAGCCGCCTCGCCCCTCGTGGTAGGCCAGGTACTGGTTGTACGCGTCCCACTTCGAGATGCCGAGCTGCCGCTGGGTCGCATCGGTGTACCAGCCGATGAAGTCCAGCGAATCGTCGAAGTCGGTTCGTGAGCCGCCTCCACCATTGGCCTGCTGATAGTCGTCCCAGGTGCAGTCCAGCGCCTGGGCATAGCCATACGCGGACGACACGCGGCCCCAGGGAATGAAGCCCAGGGCGTAGTAGCGGGGCGGGAGGGCATCGTGCCGGTAACTGCTTTCCTGGTCGATGAACGCCATCGCGACGTGCACGGGGGTTCCCCAGCGCGCCTCCATCGCACGGGCGTCTTCATACCAGTCCGGATACTCGCGAAAGATCGCGCACAGGTTGTCCGGATCGCGCGGCGGCGACGTGGCGCATCCGGCGAGCAGCAACCCTGCAACCAGCAAGAGGGCGCCGCGCAGCGACCCGTGCCCAATGGTTTTGCCGTGCGACATGGCCAGGTCCGGTCGTCAGACCCGCTCCGAGTACCCCAGGCGGTAGCCCTGGAACAGCTTGAACGGCAACCCCTTGGCGATTTCGTACTGCCAGTGGGTCTCGACTTTGTCGGCAATCACTTCCACCAGGTAGCGGTGGATGAACTGGTACAGCTTTTCGGCGAGGCCGATGTAGCGCGCGGCCAGGACATCCTCATCGCCGCGCAAGGGGATACCCAACTCGCTCAGTTCGAGCTTCACGAAATCGCACAGGCCAAGGTCGAGCTCCCAGTGGACTGGAGCGTCGATGTCGTAGTTGTCGAGGGCCACCTGAACGCCTTCCTGCTTGAGGCGCATCAGCCCGCTCACGTAGGCCCGGAACTGCTCACCGGAAGCGACGGGCCGCTCGGTGACTTCCACCACCAGTTGGGCCCCGGAACTGCGCAGGTCGGCCGCGCTTTCGACCAGGTCGTCGATGACCGAGGGTTCGGCCAGGCTCCGCTTCTCGACGTTGACGAAATGCCGGAAGGCGCCAGGCCCGGCCCGCTCGCCCTTCATCTGGCTGCTGTAGTTCTTGTCCAGCATGCACCTGATCCGCAGGCTGAGCAGCACTTCACCGGTAAGCCGCTGCAATTCATCGCCAGGCAGTCGGGCGATCAGGTGCTCCATCCGGCCGCCGAACACATCGCTTTCGATGCGAGCCAGGTTCTCGAAGCCGACGACGTGCTCCTGCCGGTTCACGATCGGCTGCGCCCTCACCTCGGCCAGCCATGCCGCGTGGCAGATGACCTGCCGTGCAGAGGCCCGGCGGCCTTGGGAAAGATCGAGGGTGAAACGCTGGGGCATGGGCCTGCTCTCGCGAATTGAAGAGCGGGCAGGCTAGGTAAGTC contains the following coding sequences:
- a CDS encoding GNAT family protein, whose product is MTPHDLNDWQPRPAPARAPLPGRFVRLEPLDAACHGDDLWHALQGPDPALWDYLAYGPFASREPFDAWLAGNAASADPLFYTVIDLASGRAVGVLSYLRIAPKDGVIEIGHIAFGKAMQRTPCSTEAVWLLARYAFDDLGYRRLEWKCNAQNARSMRAAERLGFSYEGLFRQHMIVKGANRDTAWFSIIDGDWPACREAFERWLAVDNFDGQGRQKRRLEEIRG
- a CDS encoding EAL domain-containing protein is translated as MPQRFTLDLSQGRRASARQVICHAAWLAEVRAQPIVNRQEHVVGFENLARIESDVFGGRMEHLIARLPGDELQRLTGEVLLSLRIRCMLDKNYSSQMKGERAGPGAFRHFVNVEKRSLAEPSVIDDLVESAADLRSSGAQLVVEVTERPVASGEQFRAYVSGLMRLKQEGVQVALDNYDIDAPVHWELDLGLCDFVKLELSELGIPLRGDEDVLAARYIGLAEKLYQFIHRYLVEVIADKVETHWQYEIAKGLPFKLFQGYRLGYSERV
- a CDS encoding FMN-binding negative transcriptional regulator, whose protein sequence is MYLPSSFRQDDLAQLHAQMQATGLAVLTSAGAQGLMASHLPLLLEPGEGEFGTLYGHFARANPHWRDLAEGAETLVVFAGPDAYVTPTWYPAKAEHGKVVPTWNYIAVHAYGQAEVFDEPERLLRLVSRLSTRHEAGRPQPWSVDEAPRDYLDTMLRAIVGFALPIRRLEGKWKLGQNRSAADQAGVREGLATSANPRDRELAARMTVIE
- a CDS encoding GNAT family N-acetyltransferase, with the translated sequence MSAAPFEIRPVSAADHAAWLPLWQGYQRFYKTEIAVETSAITWQRFLDPAEPMHAALAWQDGKAVGLVHFIYHRSCWTTGDYCYLQDLYVAEGLRGGGVGRRLIEHVYEQARAAGASRVHWLTHETNEVAMQLYDRIADRPGFVQYRKIL
- a CDS encoding alanine/glycine:cation symporter family protein encodes the protein MLEVINDFLSGKVLIVLIVGLGTYFTLRSRFVQFRHFRHMFSVFKESIRGQAGQLSSFQALMLSLAGRVGAGNIAGVGLAVTLGGPGAVFWMWVTALVGMSSSFFECTLAQVYKRADGDGLYRGGPAYYIQYGLKLRWMAIVFAVLLLVTYGFAFNGLQAFTVTHSLENAFGMPVQYTGIGLAVLLGLVFVGGIKRIASVSDLLVPVKTLAYIAVTCYVIISQIELVPDMLATIVKSAFGLEPAFAGLLGSAIVMGVKRGVFANEAGLGSAPNVAAVAAVKHPAAQGVVQAFSVFLDTFVICTCTALLILLSGFYTPGFEGDGIVLTQNSLAAVVGEWGRVFISVALSLFVFTCILYNYYLGENALQFLAGRRRAVLLGYRGLVLALICWGSMQNLGTVFAFADITMTCLAFVNLVALAMLIKVGLRVMRDYDEQREAGIDHPVFDASKFADLNLDRDAWPANPAADAPTVNLGHGLAHSHR
- a CDS encoding asparaginase, with the protein product MNAVKNLFVLYTGGTIGMLQTPEGLAPASGFEARMREQLDGQGVALDWHFQELLPLIDSANMRQANWLAMRDAIVEAVERGHDGVLVLHGTDTLAYSAATLGFLLLGLPVPVVLTGAMLPAGSEGSDAWPNLMGAVSALQAGVASGVHLFFNGQLLHGARASKLRSEAFDAFVELPRPREGERAEIIPAGLDYRTPRQPVNLAVLPLFPGIQASHVEALLDSGVQALVLECYGSGTGPSDDKALLDALRTAHQRGVVLAATSQCPAGHVQAGVYAAGSQLLATGLVPAGGMTREAALGKVFALLGAGLRQEEVEQWFAVDLCGEMAD
- a CDS encoding helix-turn-helix transcriptional regulator, coding for MSDNLGENLKLLCSHYRSISEVCRKLAINRAQFNKYLSGQSQPTAYNLKRIGDFFGVEDYELSLPTEQFARLIGVRQAENIARTSDPMLKMFQPLREHAGNLSRYCGYYFEYSNCMSVPGTVLLSLVHLWEEDGNFLLERQERQERSSGIDKQAEDWVRCCYRGMAFQLQDRLFLVDYESLTLNEMSQTILIPSYKSRITRLNGLKTGVSSGDRRNPACTRVVWEYLGPEINRVAAYRQVKLYRPDDPRIDDDVRQRLNVAPLKNGLFEIE
- a CDS encoding PLP-dependent aminotransferase family protein, translating into MPATPPLPVDLSGIRLDPQQGLARQLYQALRERILDGRLASRTRLPATRDLAALLGISRNTVTRAFDQLYAEGYVEGRVGDGTYVADLSTARPVPRPLPEGPEPGPALQRLHRHHLPPPLTGAPRAFRIGVPAFDLFPFETWARLHARFWRRPSPARLGYGDPAGDWNLRELVAAYLRSSRGLACDPAQVVITCGAQQAISLCAQLLVQPGDRVAIEDPGYRAAGHAFAVAGAELCGVPVDNDGLDSAALAQVEDCRLVYVTPSHQYPTGVTLSLARRLELLEWAERRDGWIVEDDYDGEYRYSGTPLAPLAALDRQGRVIYVGTFCKITFPALRLGYLVLPPALAEAFAQRRALDMRHSEIGTQAVMAEFIAAGHFQRHVRRMRQAARARRDALLRDWPEAIPGCAPMPPVDAGLHLCVRVDSLAREQELVNSARAAGVEMNGLSEYWLENSAEPVDNRAGLVLGFAAVPEAQIAEAIRTLRKAWLL